A window from Vigna angularis cultivar LongXiaoDou No.4 chromosome 7, ASM1680809v1, whole genome shotgun sequence encodes these proteins:
- the LOC108330474 gene encoding LOW QUALITY PROTEIN: pentatricopeptide repeat-containing protein GUN1, chloroplastic-like (The sequence of the model RefSeq protein was modified relative to this genomic sequence to represent the inferred CDS: inserted 2 bases in 1 codon) produces the protein MKMESCCETFQDASKLLDGLRVFDNQVYGVAHGLLMGHGQGIWDQAQXLFDELEHMDSSTASAFYNALTDMLWHFGQKLGTQMVVIEGRNRNVWKGGWSTECLDLHLTSCGAACAMVHSWLLELRTTVFGGQKPPPILSILTGWGKHSKVVGNGALRKAVEALLNGIGAPFQIAECNLGRFVSDGTEVAAWLRQPSTLNVLLLHDYIVYSQPVERNQTFNIPSLGAL, from the exons ATGAAAATGGAAAG TTGTTGTGAGACATTTCAAGATGCTTCAAAGCTATTAGACGGGCTCCGTGTGTTTGATAACCAGGTCTATGGCGTAGCTCATGGCCTACTTATGGGTCATGGGCAAGGCATATGGGATCAGGCTCA ACTTTTTGATGAACTTGAGCACATGGATTCTTCAACAGCATCTGCATTTTATAATGCTCTGACTGATATGTTGTGGCATTTTGGTCAG AAACTTGGGACTCAAATGGTTGTGATTGAAGGGAGAAACCGAAATGTGTGGAAAGGGGGCTGGTCTACTGAATGCTTAGACCTACATCTGACGTCTTGTGGAGCAGCCTGTGCAATGGTGCATTCATGGTTGCTCGAATTGCGAACCACTGTTTTTGGAGGACAGAAGCCACCTCCTATATTGAG CATATTAACTGGATGGGGCAAGCATAGCAAAGTAGTGGGCAACGGTGCTTTAAGAAAGGCTGTTGAGGCACTCCTGAATGGCATTGGTGCACCCTTTCAGATAGCTGAGTGTAATTTGGGGAGGTTTGTATCAGACGGAACTGAAGTAGCTGCCTGGTTGAGACAACCCAGCACCCTGAATGTGCTACTTCTCCATGATTACATTGTTTATTCTCAACCAGTTGAGAGAAACCAAACATTTAACATACCATCTCTTGGAGCTTTGTAA
- the LOC108330493 gene encoding uncharacterized protein LOC108330493 isoform X2: protein MDMPLLLSFPFQFHTYLFKLSYSPFLSVPIRTKAYVKTRDRYLGIVFLSQPKYSNGSAGFHESPPKPRDLVHAVVDSGLWEQEEERVADIVYERREIVDANSFLSKKELPPWGEVELEDGDDDIEGRGQFDTTIVSKDELCPWGEVELEEQEEDDDDDVDDDIIEVREEFGTSIVSKEGLHPELDDNNGNGKRMESVNSYFVSNKEFVPWGVVKDDEEDYGNNNGNDNAERRAHGGAYFVANKKFPTSSEADDGDDDFDYNNDDAVERITNGDTYFVAKKELPPWGGAQDGNVVSNNAERRANGDVYIGAKKELAPWGEADDGGHLYSRHVETTLSASEGTGLIMEQGAIFLEEMDVNVLSNRIVVLSRTNKIRSAMEYFRTCELARKSSIALQVYKHMVHQKCSPNLFTYLSVVRCCVRGNLWENLEEILNNMPNATLYNAAIQGLCLRSNVNLANKVYTKMLESGLQPDVKTQVLMLRMIRKSK from the exons ATGGATATGCCCCTTTTGTTGAGTTTCCCGTTTCAGTTTCACACTTATCTTTTCAAGCTTTCTTATTCTCCCTTTCTCAGTGTTCCTATTCGTACCAAAGCTTATGTGAAAACGCGTGATAGATACCTTGGCATTGTTTTCTTGTCACAACCCAAATACTCAAATGGGTCAGCAGGGTTTCATGAATCCCCTCCAAAGCCTAGGGACTTGGTTCATGCTGTTGTTGACTCTGGTTTGTGGGAGCAAGAAGAAGAACGTGTTGCTGATATTGTTTATGAGAGGAGAGAAATAGTTGATGCCAATTCTTTTTTGTCCAAGAAGGAATTGCCACCTTGGGGAGAAGTAGAGCtggaagatggtgatgatgatatTGAAGGAAGAGGACAATTTGATACAACTATAGTGTCCAAGGATGAATTGTGTCCTTGGGGAGAAGTGGAActggaagaacaagaagaagacgatgatgatgatgttgatgatgatatTATTGAAGTTAGAGAAGAGTTTGGTACATCTATAGTGTCCAAGGAGGGACTACATCCCGAATTGGATGATAATAATGGTAATGGTAAAAGAATGGAAAGTGTTAATTCATATTTTGTGTCTAATAAGGAATTTGTTCCCTGGGGAGTAGTcaaagatgatgaagaggatTACGGAAATAACAATGGTAATGACAATGCTGAGAGAAGAGCACATGGTGGTGCTTATTTTGtggccaataagaaatttcctACCTCGTCAGAAGcagatgatggtgatgatgatttTGACTACAATAATGATGATGCTGTTGAAAGAATAACAAATGGGGATACATATTTTGTGGCCAAGAAGGAATTGCCTCCGTGGGGAGGAGCACAAGATGGTAATGTTGTTAGCAACAATGCCGAAAGAAGAGCAAATGGAGATGTATATATTGGGGCGAAGAAGGAATTGGCTCCCTGGGGAGAAGCAGACGATGGTGGACACCTTTATTCTAGACATGTGGAAACTACTTTATCAGCTTCAGAGGGGACGGGACTAATAATGGAGCAAGGGGCAATTTTTCTTGAGGAGATGGATGTGAATGTGTTGTCTAATAGGATTGTGGTGCTTAGCAGAACTAACAAGATTAGAAGTGCAATGGAGTATTTCAG GACCTGTGAGCTTGCAAGGAAGTCATCAATTGCGCTGCAGGTTTACAAGCACATGGTTCACCAAAAGTGCAGTCCAAACTTGTTTACTTATTTGTCTGTAGTTAGATGCTGTGTTCGAGGAAATCTCTGGGAAAACTTGGAAGAAATCCTAAAT AACATGCCAAATGCCACTCTTTATAACGCTGCCATTCAAGGGTTGTGCTTACGCAGTAATGTTAACTTGGCAAATAAGGTCTACACAAAAATGCTAGAAAGTGGTCTTCAACCTGATGTCAAAACACAAGTACTCATGCTTCGTATGATAAGGAAAAGCAAGTAG
- the LOC108330493 gene encoding uncharacterized protein LOC108330493 isoform X1: MDMPLLLSFPFQFHTYLFKLSYSPFLSVPIRTKAYVKTRDRYLGIVFLSQPKYSNGSAGFHESPPKPRDLVHAVVDSGLWEQEEERVADIVYERREIVDANSFLSKKELPPWGEVELEDGDDDIEGRGQFDTTIVSKDELCPWGEVELEEQEEDDDDDVDDDIIEVREEFGTSIVSKEGLHPELDDNNGNGKRMESVNSYFVSNKEFVPWGVVKDDEEDYGNNNGNDNAERRAHGGAYFVANKKFPTSSEADDGDDDFDYNNDDAVERITNGDTYFVAKKELPPWGGAQDGNVVSNNAERRANGDVYIGAKKELAPWGEADDGGHLYSRHVETTLSASEGTGLIMEQGAIFLEEMDVNVLSNRIVVLSRTNKIRSAMEYFRTCELARKSSIALQVYKHMVHQKCSPNLFTYLSVVRCCVRGNLWENLEEILNQNMPNATLYNAAIQGLCLRSNVNLANKVYTKMLESGLQPDVKTQVLMLRMIRKSK; the protein is encoded by the exons ATGGATATGCCCCTTTTGTTGAGTTTCCCGTTTCAGTTTCACACTTATCTTTTCAAGCTTTCTTATTCTCCCTTTCTCAGTGTTCCTATTCGTACCAAAGCTTATGTGAAAACGCGTGATAGATACCTTGGCATTGTTTTCTTGTCACAACCCAAATACTCAAATGGGTCAGCAGGGTTTCATGAATCCCCTCCAAAGCCTAGGGACTTGGTTCATGCTGTTGTTGACTCTGGTTTGTGGGAGCAAGAAGAAGAACGTGTTGCTGATATTGTTTATGAGAGGAGAGAAATAGTTGATGCCAATTCTTTTTTGTCCAAGAAGGAATTGCCACCTTGGGGAGAAGTAGAGCtggaagatggtgatgatgatatTGAAGGAAGAGGACAATTTGATACAACTATAGTGTCCAAGGATGAATTGTGTCCTTGGGGAGAAGTGGAActggaagaacaagaagaagacgatgatgatgatgttgatgatgatatTATTGAAGTTAGAGAAGAGTTTGGTACATCTATAGTGTCCAAGGAGGGACTACATCCCGAATTGGATGATAATAATGGTAATGGTAAAAGAATGGAAAGTGTTAATTCATATTTTGTGTCTAATAAGGAATTTGTTCCCTGGGGAGTAGTcaaagatgatgaagaggatTACGGAAATAACAATGGTAATGACAATGCTGAGAGAAGAGCACATGGTGGTGCTTATTTTGtggccaataagaaatttcctACCTCGTCAGAAGcagatgatggtgatgatgatttTGACTACAATAATGATGATGCTGTTGAAAGAATAACAAATGGGGATACATATTTTGTGGCCAAGAAGGAATTGCCTCCGTGGGGAGGAGCACAAGATGGTAATGTTGTTAGCAACAATGCCGAAAGAAGAGCAAATGGAGATGTATATATTGGGGCGAAGAAGGAATTGGCTCCCTGGGGAGAAGCAGACGATGGTGGACACCTTTATTCTAGACATGTGGAAACTACTTTATCAGCTTCAGAGGGGACGGGACTAATAATGGAGCAAGGGGCAATTTTTCTTGAGGAGATGGATGTGAATGTGTTGTCTAATAGGATTGTGGTGCTTAGCAGAACTAACAAGATTAGAAGTGCAATGGAGTATTTCAG GACCTGTGAGCTTGCAAGGAAGTCATCAATTGCGCTGCAGGTTTACAAGCACATGGTTCACCAAAAGTGCAGTCCAAACTTGTTTACTTATTTGTCTGTAGTTAGATGCTGTGTTCGAGGAAATCTCTGGGAAAACTTGGAAGAAATCCTAAAT CAGAACATGCCAAATGCCACTCTTTATAACGCTGCCATTCAAGGGTTGTGCTTACGCAGTAATGTTAACTTGGCAAATAAGGTCTACACAAAAATGCTAGAAAGTGGTCTTCAACCTGATGTCAAAACACAAGTACTCATGCTTCGTATGATAAGGAAAAGCAAGTAG
- the LOC128197810 gene encoding putative UPF0481 protein At3g02645, whose protein sequence is MSHVRCTTPYESKSNFDEVRWVTQIRDTLNEVLEDDDQFPVSIFNVPKTLMATDPDSYIPQQVSIGPYHCWRQELYEMERYKISSAKRFQEQLQNLKLEHIVHQLMKLEESIRACYHRYLNFNGETLMWMVAIDASFLLEFLQVYTIQDETMMIPGISSRMSHLMDYAGRKIAHNAILKDIVMLENQIPLFVLRKMLEFKFSSTELADDMLLSMLIGLFKQLSPFKVIEKDCSEINVSECAHLLDFLYSMVVPKLDEQSDVVQFEDHQHKDNEDSEQSFLNYAKKFLCEVWSFLSKLATTLVNLIKKFPNCRTIKVITWLPWTIISNLPGVGLIKQPVEYLFFSEEKEARTAENGNLSSDNDSNKPPLMEEIAIPSVKELSKAGVCFMATNGDISTIGFDVETVTLYLPTIGSLVFTRYTELMNGITDYEEDAKILREKGIILNHLKSDEEVATLWNGMTKSFKLTRVPFLDKVIEDVNRHYNGRMCIKVLKFMKHYVFASWQFLIFLAAIFLLLLMSLQVFCSFYKCNRRNRVTETK, encoded by the exons atgTCTCATGTTAGATGCACCACACCATATGAATCCAAATCCAACTTTGATGAGGTTCGGTGGGTGACTCAAATACGTGATACTCTTAATGAAGTGCTTGAAGATGATGATCAATTCCCTGTGTCCATCTTCAATGTGCCTAAGACCCTTATGGCTACTGATCCTGATTCTTATATCCCTCAGCAAGTTTCCATAGGGCCTTATCATTGTTGGCGTCAAGAACTGTATGAGATGGAGAGATATAAAATTTCTTCAGCAAAAAGATTCCAAGAACAACTACAAAACCTCAAGTTAGAACACATAGTTCACCAATTGATGAAGTTAGAAGAGAGCATAAGAGCATGCTACCACAGGTACTTAAACTTTAATGGCGAAACATTGATGTGGATGGTGGCTATCGATGCCTCCTTTTTGCTTGAGTTTCTTCAAGTGTATACCATTCAAGATGAAACAATGATGATTCCAGGAATTTCATCAAGAATGTCTCATTTGATGGATTATGCTGGCAGGAAAATTGCTCATAATGCAATCTTGAAGGACATAGTAATGCTTGAAAACCAAATTCCACTGTTTGTGTTGAGAAAGATGTTGGAGTTCAAATTCTCATCGACAGAATTAGCAGATGACATGTTGCTTTCGATGTTGATAGGATTGTTTAAACAACTTTCTCCTTTTAAGGTGATAGAGAAGGATTGTTCAGAGATCAATGTCTCCGAGTGTGCACATTTGCTAGATTTTTTGTATTCTATGGTTGTGCCTAAATTGGATGAACAATCAGATGTTGTCCAGTTTGAGGATCATCAGCACAAAGATAATGAAGACAGCGAACAATCATTCTTGAACTATGCCAAGAAATTTCTGTGTGAGGTTTGGAGCTTTCTTTCCAAATTGGCCACAACTTTAGTAAACTTAATTAAGAAATTCCCAAACTGTAGAACCATCAAAGTTATCACTTGGTTGCCTTGGACTATAATTTCTAACCTTCCTGGAGTAGGACTTATAAAGCAACCTGTTGAATACTTATTTTTCTCCgaagaaaaagaagcaagaaCTGCAGAAAATGGGAATTTAAGTTCAGATAATGACAGCAACAAACCACCCTTGATGGAGGAAATTGCTATTCCTTCCGTCAAGGAACTCTCAAAGGCTGGGGTTTGTTTCATGGCCACCAATGGAGACATATCAACCATAGGATTTGATGTAGAAACAGTAACACTGTATCTTCCAACAATTG GGTCACTGGTTTTCACCCGTTACACAGAATTGATGAATGGGATTACAGACTATGAGGAAGATGCGAAGATTCTTAGAGAAAAAGGGATTATTTTGAACCATTTGAAGAGTGATGAAGAGGTGGCTACCCTGTGGAATGGGATGACCAAGTCCTTTAAATTGACAAGGGTGCCATTCCTGGATAAAGTCATTGAAGATGTTAACCGGCATTATAATGGTAGAATGTGtatcaaagttttgaaattcATGAAGCATTATGTATTTGCTTCATGGCAATTTCTAATATTCCTTGCTGCCATCTTTCTCTTACTCTTGATGTCCTTACAAGTATTCTGCTCTTTCTATAAATGCAATCGCAGAAACCGTGTCACTGAGACTAAATGA
- the LOC128197811 gene encoding LOW QUALITY PROTEIN: amino acid transporter AVT6B-like (The sequence of the model RefSeq protein was modified relative to this genomic sequence to represent the inferred CDS: inserted 2 bases in 2 codons) — protein sequence MFRNNFGNKGKITGDFRQRFAQRVIYNFIKLFTVVPVFVTAYICHYNVHSIDNELEDSSQMRAVVQTALVLCSSVYVMISFFGFLLFGEGTLDDVLANFDTNLGIPFGSVLNDDVRLSYAAHLMLVFPVVFYPLGLNXDGLLFPSXKPLVLDNIRFASLTISLIGVIFLGANFIPSIWDAFQFTGATVAVCIGFIFPAAITLKDRYNIATRSDKILCIVMIVLAVFSNVVAIYSDAYALIKQNQTSRE from the exons atgtTCAGAAACAATTTTGGTAACAAAGGCAAAATAACTGGGgacttcaggcaaaggtttgCACAACGAG TTATATACAATTTCATTAAACTATTCACTGTAGTTCCTGTGTTTGTGACTGCCTATATCTGCCACTACAATG TTCACAGCATAGACAATGAGCTTGAGGACTCATCACAGATGCGAGCGGTTGTGCAAACTGCCCTCGTTCTATGCTCTTCTGTGTATGTAATGATAAGTTTCTTTGGTTTCCTCCTATTTGGAGAAGGAACTCTTGATGATGTGTTGGCCAATTTCGATACCAATCTTGGAATCCCTTTTGGTTCTGTGCTCAACGATGATGTTCGATTAAGCTACGCAGCACACCTGATGCTTGTATTCCCAGTTGTTTTCTATCCATTGGGGCTCA ATGATGGTCTCCTCTTTCCTT TAAAACCTCTGGTTCTTGATAACATCAGATTTGCATCTCTGACTATTTCCCTTATTGGTGTCATCTTTCTGGGAGCAAATTTCATACCCAGCATTTGGGATGCTTTCCAATTTACCGGAGCAACTGTCGCAGTCTGTATAGGATTCATTTTTCCAGCTGCCATCACTCTTAA GGACCGCTACAACATTGCAACTAGATCAGACAAGATTTTATGTATTGTTATGATAGTTTTGGCTGTCTTCTCTAACGTGGTGGCTATATATAGTGATGCCTATGCCTTGATCAAGCAGAACCAAACTTCACGCGAATGA